In Granulicella mallensis MP5ACTX8, the sequence CCGAGAGTGATCGCCTTGCCGTTCGATTGTAAAGGCAGAAGGCGAAGGTTTACCAGAGGGAGCCCCGGTCTGACAACACTTTACGCATCATTTCGTATTTTGCGCTCCTAGGCAAGCGAATCTCCGATCTATTGTTCACGGCATAGAAAGAGGCTATTGGTAGCATCAAACCCAGAGAAAGAGCGGACCGGCGCAATCGATCCAAATCCATTCAGGATGGCCAACCGCACGGGGAAACAAGATGTCGGCAACAAAATGGACGGCAGAGCAAATTCCTTCACAAACGGGCAAAACAGCCCTGATTACAGGCGCAAACAGCGGTATCGGCTACCAGGCGGCGGTGGAACTGGCACGCCACGGAGCCCACGTTCTTCTGGGTGTCCGGAGCCTCGAAAAGGGCCAGGCGGCCCTCGACCGGCTGCTCCGCGAGGTTCCGGGAGCCCAGGCTGAGCTTGCCGTGCTGGATATGGCCTCGCTCGCCTCCATCCGTGATTTTTCTCAAAAATTTACAGCCGCCGGGCGCGGGCTGGATTTGCTGCTAAATAACGCCGGGGTCATGGCTTTGCCTACCCGCGAACTCACCCCCGATGGGTTCGAACGCCAGTTCGGCACCAATCACCTCGGCCATTTTGCACTCACAGGCCTGTTGTTGCCTCGTTTCTTGGCTTCGACTGCACCGCGCGTCGTGACCGTGGCTTCCCTGGCACACCGCAACGGCAAGATCGAGTTCGACAATCTCCAGAGCGAGCGCAGCTACGCGCCCTGGGATGCGTACAACAACTCGAAACTGGCAAATATTCTGTTTGCACGGGAACTCGACCGGCGGGCAAAGGCCGCTGGCAGCAGGCTGATCAGCCTGCCGGTGCATCCAGGCATCTCCCGAACAGCCATTGTCAGCAACGGCCCAGGGACCGGCAGCAAGGACTTCAAGATCATGTTGCTGGGCCTGCTGGCGCCGATCATCACGCAGGACGACAAAATGGGCGCGCTGCCGACGCTCTACGCGGCTACCGCACCCGAGGCTAAAGGCGGCGAGTACATTGGCCCCGATGGATTCAAGGAGTTCAAAGGCTATCCGAAGGTGGTGCAGCCACTCCCACGGGCTCTCGATGAGGCGGTAGCGAAGAAGCTGTGGTCGGTAAGCGAGGAGCTTACCGGGGTGAAGTACCCGCTGTTGTCCTAAGCAGCCCACGAATGAGAAGAGAACAGCGGACGCGGTGCCCTTGCGGTCGTTGCTGTTGTTGCCTTTGCCTTTCTGGTTGTCATTCCCGCAGGGAATCTGCTTCCCGCTCGCAGGACCTATAAGGTCAAGGGCGCAGGCACAAATGAAGGGGACACGGTTAAACCGTGCCCCCCTTCATTTGTGCCTGCGGGTAGCATTCGAGCCACTACAAGCAAACAGCAGATTCCCTGCGGGAATGACAACCAGAAAAGCAAAAGCAACGGCAAAGACTACGCTACCGCTTAGCTTTTTTCGCGACAGTCTTCTTGGCTACGGCCTTCTTCTTCGCCACAACAGTCTTTTTGACCGCAGCCTTCTTCTTCACCGCGACCTTCTTCACCGGCAACGTCCTTGACGCAGGCCGCTTGGCGGCAGACGTCTTCACCGCCTTCTTCGCGACGGCTTTCTTAGCGGGAGCAGCTTTCTTCGCCACTGCCTTTTTCGCTGGAGCCGCCTTCTTTGCAGCCTTAGGCTTCGCAGCCGTCACCGGCTTAGGAGAGCTCGCCAATTTGGCCGTGTGATTCTCCATCAGCCTCTCAAGCTGCCCGATCAGGGCGCCTGTCTGCATGGGCTTCACCAGCATCTTGTCGGCGCCCATCTCCTGCCAGTCTTCCTCGCTGAAGGGGAGTGCGGTAAGCAGCGCCACTGCGGGCTGGTATGGCGCGGACCGGGCAGCCAGAATGACCTCACGCCCGGAGGCATCGTGCTCCATGCGCATGTCGGTAATCACCATGTGGTATTCGTTCAGCTTGAGCTTCGACTTCCCCTCCCGCGCGCTCGCGGCAGTGTCCACATCGAAGCCGCTGATCTCCAGCACAGCCTTCACGGTAAGCAAAATAGAGACTTCATCATCGACCAATAAAACGCGGCGCTTCGCCATAAGTGGGGTTCTCCTCAAAGGGTATAAAGACTATTCGGCAACTTGTGCGTAGCCTTGTGTCCGCGTGCTGCTCTGCCGGGGACATCCGACACATCCTCGCAGTTTCCCCGCAAGGGTGCAAGTAGTCATCCCAGGCGAAAAAACGGAAGAGGCCTCCAGTAGATGGAGGCCTCTAGACTACTCTGTCTGCTACCCGACACTTCTAAGCGTCTTCGCCGGGCCACTTCCACCCGTTGATCTCCGGGCTATCAATGCCGTTCTCATGCGCGTAGCTCACACTCTCGATGATCTGGTCCTTCAGCCATTCCTTGACGTGCGCGGCGCTCGCCTGCAGCGTTGGCACGCGGTCGATCACATCGATCGCCAGATCGAAGCGGTCGATCTGGTTCAGAATTGCCAGCTCCAGCGGCGTATTGATATTGCCCTTCTCCTTGTAGCCGCGCACGTGGAAGTTGTCGTGATTCTTCCTGCGGTACGTGAACTTATGGATCAGCGAAGCATAGGCATGGAAGTTGAAGATGACCGGCTTGTCCGTCGTAAACAGGCTGTCAAACTCGCGCTCTGACAGGCCATGCGGATGTTCTGTCTCCGGCATCAGACGGAACAGATCGACCACGTTGACGAAGCGGATCTTTACCTCAGGGCAGCGTTCCCGGAGAATCGCAACCGCCGCCAGCGACTCTGAGGTGGGAATATCTCCCGCGCACGCCATCACAACATCGGGCTCCTGGCCCGCGTCGTTGCTGGCGAAGTCCCAGATGCCGATACCCTTGGTGCAATGGTTCACCGCCGCATCCATGTCCAGGTACTGCAGATGCGCCGCCTTATCCGCGACGATGACATTGATGTAATCCACGCTGCGCAGGCAGTGGTCGGCCACGCTCAGCAGGCAGTTCGCATCGGGCGGAAGATAGATGCGCGTGACCTCGGGACTCTTGTTTGTCACCAGGTCGAGGAAGCCGGGGTCCTGGTGCGTGAACCCGTTGTGGTCCTGCCGCCATACCAATGAGGTAATCAGCAGATTGATGGAGGAGATCGGAGCGCGCCAGCGCAGCTCCAGCTTGCTCTTCTCCAGCCACTTCGCATGCTGGTTGAACATTGAGTCGATGATGTGGACGAACGCCTCATAGCTCGAAAAGAAGCCGTGACGCCCTGTGAGCACGTAGCCTTCGAACCAGCCTTCGAGCGTGTGCTCGCTGAGCATCTCCATCACGCGCCCGTCGGTGGCGAGAAAACCGCCATCGGCGTCCTCCGGCTTCATCTCCGCCATCCAGGCCTTGCCGCTCGCTTCGTACATCGCGTCGAGCTTGTTGGAGGCGGTCTCATCCGGCCCGAAGACACGGAAGCTCGTCATGTTCTGACGGATGACATCGCGCAGAAACTTCCCGAGTGTACCCGTCGATGAAACCTCGATCTGTCCGGGCTTCTCGACCTTTACGCCATACTTGCGGAAGTCCGGCAGCTCCAGCGGCTTGCGCAGTTCGCCGCCGTTCGCGTGCGGATTGCCGCTGATACGCCGCTGTCCTACCGGAGCCGTCTCTCTGAACTCGGCATGGAGCTTGCCGCTCTCGTCGAACAGCTCCTCCGGCTTGTAGCTGCGCAGCCACGCCTCTACCTGCTTCAGGTGCGCGGGGTTGGTGACCGGATCGAGAATGGGCATCTGGTGGGCGCGCCACGAGCCTTCCAGCTTGTGTCCGTCGACCTCCTTGGGGCACGTCCAGCCCTTCGGCGTACGCAGGATGATCATCGGCCAGCGCGGCCGCTCCGGCGCCGTGCCGGCGGGAGCGCTGCGCGCCTTCTCTTGGATCGCACGAATCTCGAGCACACACTGCTCCATCACGCTGGCCATCTGCTGGTGCATCAGAGCCGGATCGTCGCCTTCGACCACATAGGGCGTCCAGCCATAGCCGCGGAAGAGGCTGTCCAGCTCTTCGCGCGAGATTCTGGCGAGGATCGTGGGGTTGGCGATCTTGTAGCCGTTCAGGTGCAGCACGGGCAACACAGCGCCATCGTGGATCGGGTTCAGGAACTTATTTGAGTGCCACGAGGTCGCAAGTGGCCCCGTCTCGGATTCGCCATCGCCCACCACCACCGTCACGATGAGGTCGGGATTGTCGAAGGCCGCACCAAACCCATGCGAGAGGCTGTAGCCCAACTCGCCGCCCTCGTGAATCGAACCCGGAGTCTCCGGGGTGCAGTGGCTTCCGATACCGCCCGGAAACGAAAACTGCTTGAAGAACTTCTGCAGGCCGGTGATGTCTTCGCTCATCGCCGGGTAGACCTCGGAGTACACGCCTTCGAGGTAGCTGTTCGAAAGCGTCGCAGGCGCTCCGTGGCCTGGCCCCGAGATGTAGATCAGGTCGAGGTCATACTTCTTGATCAGCCGGTTCAGATGCACCCAGGTGAACGTCTGTCCGGGATCGGAGCCCCAGTGGCCCAGCAGCCGGTTCTTGATGTGCTCAGGCTTCAGCGGCTCGCGCAGCAAGGGATTGTGGCGGAGGTACAGCATGCCCGCGCAGAGATAGTTGCAGGCCCGCCAGTAACCGTCGATCAGGCGTAGCTCTTCAGCCCCCAGAGGGTTGTTCGCAGTTTGAGAAGAGTTTGGCGAAGAAGAAAGAGTGGAGGTGCTATTCATAGATGCCCTCGTTCGATGGCTGCCTGCGCAGGTGTTTGGGTCGTGTGGATTACGGTTTCGATCGAGCCATGCGGTCGACGTGCACGGCGATCATGAGATCTTCCTGGGCGGGTACGACAAAAATCTCCGTCTTAGACTGTGATGCGCTAATTCGTTGCAGACCCGTTGCCTTCCCGGCATTTAACGGAAAATTGATGAGGATCCCCATAGCGTCCAGACCGCCGAGGACCTCCGCACGCGTCAGGGCATCGTGCTGGCCGATGCCGCCGGCAAACACAATGGCATCGAGACCACCCAGCAGCCAGCAGAATCCGCCGATGGCCTTCGTCACGCTGCGCGTAAAGATCTTCAGCGCCAGCGCGGCTTGCGCATTGCCGTCCGCCGCCGCCTTCCGCACGGCTTTCATGTCGTTCGCCATTCCGGTCAGAGCCACCATCCCCGACTCATGGTTGAACATCGTCTCGACCGCTGAGGCAGCCTCTTTCCCCTCACCCATCTGCCGGAGCAGGTACAGCATCAGGCCTGGATCGAGGTCGCCGGGGCGCGTGCCCATCACTACTCCCCCCGTCGGCGTAAGGCCCATCGTGGTATCCACAGAGCGGCCCTCCAACAGGGCCGTCACGCTGCACCCACTGCCCAGGTGCGCAATGACCATGCGCTTCGGCAGTTCTCCGGCGGCCTGCATCTGCCGCACAATCGACTCGCAGCTCAGCCCATGAAAGCCGTACCGGCGAGCACCCTGCTCGCGATAGACCGCAGGTACCGGATAGGTCGTAGCCTCCTCCGGCATCGTCTGGTGAAACATCGTGTCGAAGCAGGCGTAATGGGCGACCTCCGGAAATCGCTCCCTGCCTGCGCGAATCATCTCGATGACCTCAGGATCGTGCAGTGGCGCAAAGGCCACGGCCTCCTCCAGATCGCGCAGTACCTCAGGCGTAATCTGCTGATGATCCTTGAGCTTCGCCCCGGGATGCACGACGCGATAGCCGACAGCCTCGACCTCCGGCATCTGCTTCCCGGACACGGTATCCAGAACGAGTTGGATCGCCTCCTGCAGCGTCTGGGCCTTCACGCCGGAAGGCTCGCGGCTCAGACCAGATGTATCCGTCGCATGGATCTCCAGCGTAGCCTCCGTCCCCCCCACACCGCTTAGTTCTCCGTCGTACAGCAGACATGGGTCGGCTTGCTCCTGGACGTCGAACATCGAAAACTTGATCGAGGAAGAACCGCTGTTGAGTACGAGTATGAGCATGCCCACCATTCCGAAGGTCCGCTAGACCGACGTTACACCACTGCCACTGCCGCTGCTGTTTCTGTTCTTGCTTTGGCTTCTGCTTTTCTGGCTTGTCATTCCGAGCGTAGCGAGCGAACCTGCTGTCTCCCGTTCTTTGCTTGTGCTGTTACAGATGTTATGCGGCAACGTAAACCACGACCTCTCACCTTGGACTGGACACCTTATGGGAAATACGAACGAAAACGGGAGACAGCAGGTTCGCTCGCTACGCTCGGAATGACAAGCCAGAAAAACAAAAGCAAAAACAACGACTCATTGTCCTTGCAACAAAGTTAGATGCGTTTGCCCTGCACACCCGTAGAGACGTAGTCTGAAAGAGGCAATGCGTCTTCTTCGCCAATTCGGTGTGCTGGTTCTGCTGCTGGTGACCTGCCTGGCTCCGGCCATGGCCTGCATGGTTCCCGATGCGCAGATGAGCACGCAAGAGCGTGCCTGCTGCCGCGCGATGAAGAATCAGTGCGGGCAGATGGAGATGCCGGCATCCCAGAATTGCTGCCAGACGACTCCGCCGAGCGTCCACGATAACGCGTTGGGCACAAAGGCAGTGACATACCACCCGGTCATGCTTCCGGTGATCTGGCTGGCAGCTGTCGATCTGCTAAGGCCGACCTCTGCCCTCCCCGGATGGGTTGAACGTCCCGACTACTCGCCTCCGCAGTCCCCGCCCACCACCATTTCCATTCTAAGAATCTAGACCTCTCCTCTCTCGCACTTCGTTCGAGCTGCGTGCGCGCACTCGTGTCTGAACTGTTATCGAGACAGGAGATTTCCCTATGAAGGTGGCCTTGTACTGGACCGCCGCATGGGTGCTGGCCAGCGGTGTCCTCGCATCCGCGCAGGATATGCCCGCCAAGCCAACACCCGTTGCCCAATTGATCGCTGAAGCAGAGGCGAACAACTCACAGATTTCCGCCGCGGACCATTCGTGGAAGGCGGCAACCCACGTCGCCCAACAAGTAACGACGCTACCCGACCCGCAGTTCACGGTGCAGCAGTTCAGCGTGGGCAGCCCGAAGCCCTTCGCGGGCTTCAGCAACAGCGACTTTGCCTATATCGGTCTGGGCGCCTCGCAGGATCTCCCCTATCCCGGAAAGCTCCGGCTCAAAGGAGAGGTGGCCAACCGGGAGGCAGACACGCAACACGCACAAGTAGATGTCCTGCGCTCCTCCATTGCAGAGCAGATCAAGCTCGTCTATCTGCGCCTGGCCTATCTCGACGCGACGCTGGCCATTCTGAATCAGAATGACGCCGTTCTGCAGCCGCTGATTCAAAGCGGGCTCGCACATTACAGCGTGGGGCAAGGC encodes:
- a CDS encoding oxidoreductase, with translation MSATKWTAEQIPSQTGKTALITGANSGIGYQAAVELARHGAHVLLGVRSLEKGQAALDRLLREVPGAQAELAVLDMASLASIRDFSQKFTAAGRGLDLLLNNAGVMALPTRELTPDGFERQFGTNHLGHFALTGLLLPRFLASTAPRVVTVASLAHRNGKIEFDNLQSERSYAPWDAYNNSKLANILFARELDRRAKAAGSRLISLPVHPGISRTAIVSNGPGTGSKDFKIMLLGLLAPIITQDDKMGALPTLYAATAPEAKGGEYIGPDGFKEFKGYPKVVQPLPRALDEAVAKKLWSVSEELTGVKYPLLS
- a CDS encoding response regulator, whose protein sequence is MAKRRVLLVDDEVSILLTVKAVLEISGFDVDTAASAREGKSKLKLNEYHMVITDMRMEHDASGREVILAARSAPYQPAVALLTALPFSEEDWQEMGADKMLVKPMQTGALIGQLERLMENHTAKLASSPKPVTAAKPKAAKKAAPAKKAVAKKAAPAKKAVAKKAVKTSAAKRPASRTLPVKKVAVKKKAAVKKTVVAKKKAVAKKTVAKKAKR
- a CDS encoding phosphoketolase family protein; the protein is MNSTSTLSSSPNSSQTANNPLGAEELRLIDGYWRACNYLCAGMLYLRHNPLLREPLKPEHIKNRLLGHWGSDPGQTFTWVHLNRLIKKYDLDLIYISGPGHGAPATLSNSYLEGVYSEVYPAMSEDITGLQKFFKQFSFPGGIGSHCTPETPGSIHEGGELGYSLSHGFGAAFDNPDLIVTVVVGDGESETGPLATSWHSNKFLNPIHDGAVLPVLHLNGYKIANPTILARISREELDSLFRGYGWTPYVVEGDDPALMHQQMASVMEQCVLEIRAIQEKARSAPAGTAPERPRWPMIILRTPKGWTCPKEVDGHKLEGSWRAHQMPILDPVTNPAHLKQVEAWLRSYKPEELFDESGKLHAEFRETAPVGQRRISGNPHANGGELRKPLELPDFRKYGVKVEKPGQIEVSSTGTLGKFLRDVIRQNMTSFRVFGPDETASNKLDAMYEASGKAWMAEMKPEDADGGFLATDGRVMEMLSEHTLEGWFEGYVLTGRHGFFSSYEAFVHIIDSMFNQHAKWLEKSKLELRWRAPISSINLLITSLVWRQDHNGFTHQDPGFLDLVTNKSPEVTRIYLPPDANCLLSVADHCLRSVDYINVIVADKAAHLQYLDMDAAVNHCTKGIGIWDFASNDAGQEPDVVMACAGDIPTSESLAAVAILRERCPEVKIRFVNVVDLFRLMPETEHPHGLSEREFDSLFTTDKPVIFNFHAYASLIHKFTYRRKNHDNFHVRGYKEKGNINTPLELAILNQIDRFDLAIDVIDRVPTLQASAAHVKEWLKDQIIESVSYAHENGIDSPEINGWKWPGEDA
- a CDS encoding acetate/propionate family kinase codes for the protein MLILVLNSGSSSIKFSMFDVQEQADPCLLYDGELSGVGGTEATLEIHATDTSGLSREPSGVKAQTLQEAIQLVLDTVSGKQMPEVEAVGYRVVHPGAKLKDHQQITPEVLRDLEEAVAFAPLHDPEVIEMIRAGRERFPEVAHYACFDTMFHQTMPEEATTYPVPAVYREQGARRYGFHGLSCESIVRQMQAAGELPKRMVIAHLGSGCSVTALLEGRSVDTTMGLTPTGGVVMGTRPGDLDPGLMLYLLRQMGEGKEAASAVETMFNHESGMVALTGMANDMKAVRKAAADGNAQAALALKIFTRSVTKAIGGFCWLLGGLDAIVFAGGIGQHDALTRAEVLGGLDAMGILINFPLNAGKATGLQRISASQSKTEIFVVPAQEDLMIAVHVDRMARSKP